The Choristoneura fumiferana chromosome Z, NRCan_CFum_1, whole genome shotgun sequence DNA window AACTTTTTAGGGACCCTTTAGACTTCAACTTTGTTGTTtataatatcaaaatattaaatagcTATGATAAATGGAAGACCGAATGAACAACTTTTACACTGAATTGTATGTCTTCGTTTAATCAAAAATCATAATGTTTATTcttaagtaggccgcaaagagctcttttacatgtcagtCTTTTTTTACTAGAAATGCATGCttaaatgcatgcttgcttgcactctTTTTTTCACATTTGAGACTATGCTTGCCTGATTTtctgtttgcatgcttgcttgcatgcttgcttgcatgcttgcttacatgctcacttgcatgctttttgcattgcatttttttactggaaagaccatcattgccaagaagaatgcgctgcatCTGATCAGTGTGCGTGTCTACAACACAAgggaagtgacgtgctctgtacgccacagaaaaaccagcgacaagtCAACTTGATTTTTCATGCAATGGCAGAAGGATTAAGCtcgttgaatgttggtcatgcaccccattggctgtcacgactggatgactctggcggtgaagagaTTAAACACGAGATTCCATTCAAACTCACCGTTTTTTTCACAGTAGTACAGGTCGTCGCCGTGACGCTTGTTCCTGGGGCGAGGCTCGGTCGGCACGCCCGCCGCCATCAGCGCCTCGAACAGCTCCAAATAGTTCTGCATGTACACCCGGCTGGCGGACCTGCAGACAACCGCTGTGATAAGCTCTTGGATTTCAAGCCACGGCTCgcactggggggctactacgaaattcgaagttcgtatcgtaccgtccccctcactctcgtattaaataaaataagcgagagcgggacggcaagataagaagttcgaattttgcacgtCGTAGTTTGAGCCTGGTTCGACGATGATATTtcagaatccatactaatattataaatgcgaatgtgtgtgtttgtatgcttgtgtgtctgtatgtttgtccgtctttcacgtcgaagcggagcgacggatcgacgtgatttttggcatagaggtagtttataggccagagagtaacataggctacttttcatcacggaaaaatgcacagttcccgagggaacagcgcgcgataaccgaattccacgcgggccatGCCGAAAACTTAACCGTGATAGTTctccttgtaagtttaatatacttactacgatcctgaattttttcaattttttttacccactggtttagattttagagggggggcgtCCGATtttaaaattgcatattttgtatttttaaatttgcactttaaagttgaatattttgcaaacagatcactgaatcgaaaaatcgtcttagcaaccccctaatggttttaaaagacctatccaacaacaccccatactacaaggttggatgagaaaaaaaaaacacccccactttacgtctatgggaggtactctcaaaaaaatttttttattttcttattgtaccattttgtcggcatagtttacaaatatattcgtgcaaaattacagctttctagcattgccgcggatggacggaaagacagacatggcaaaactagaagggttccgtttttgccattttggctacggaaccctaaaaaagcgaCATGTAAAATAAACGATTCGATTTATATTATGCTATGTCGCTCGTCATACATAGCTAGACCATTATGTTATGCACACTACCCACTTTATTACATCACTATGTgttacaagtaggtacttaacacaataacatttttaacacagtagattcgctattggaagtaagggatcgccaatgcggttgaatttccaaacatttataatacgccttagatatatATCAACGTCTTCTTGAGGATaagaataatgttttatttaccaGCTAATAGAAtagatcagggtttctcaaagtggggtacgcgaacccctaggggttcgctattcgacggtagggggttcgcgacaaggtttacgtgatggtggctgcaagactggcaagatgattaagattggtttttggagccttttgtattttttaactccaaatttgttacttatttgtttgttatttgttgttgtttgtttcagtttgtattttcgttggcaagatgattcttacctatatttgttaccttttattgaaataaataatatacgttatattatcatgatgattgaaataaaaataaacttagtatcTCCAACAGAcacttttattactttctttgggggggggggaggtaggggttcgctgtcgtctagaaactttaacaggggtacgtggagtcataagtttgagaaaccctggaatAGATACACGTAGAAACACTGGCTAAATATACATATGCATGCTTATCCAAATAGCCAAAATGGCATTTTGttgttctttacctcaaaagcataaattgcTCTCCGAATCGCCTTTCACTTCGAACgtatatttaattatgattggttttttggagtctttttgtattttttatttcaactccaaatttgttacttttacgggtatcccgtgaaaccatatcgaaaatacaaactgagacatggatgcacagaaaaaccagaaaaagagaccagcgctgggaatcgaacccaggtcctcagcaatccgtgctgcgtgctgtaacccctacaccaccgctggacaggaatgtagacacgaatttttcctatgcatacatatctcaggttgcttatttctactacgctacttatgcagcagcactagcgacatctatgttccgctctcatcgagagacgtcgtACATGCTACCAATGTGCTTAGGAGGtagtccataaaataatgggTTTTTAACTACGACAAAAATTTACGCTGGACTATagaaaacatatagaaactTATGATTTTAAACAGTTGTCCAAGGGACGTCACCATGGCAACAAGGTGCAAGAAAAAATTGATCGAACCGCCTGCGCCATTCCGTAGTTTGCATGGCCCGAAACTGTAGGAATACTACTGCTACGACAAAATTAGCGGGAAAGAAGGTTCACGGAACAAAAACGCGTTTAAAACGCAAACGTAAACACCACACTATACACAGTGTtgttcttgatttccgttaacttcggctgacggctcagttcattgataggaactacctggtaattaactttatggccaaactagcgtttacccgcggcttcgcacgcctaaatcattagatacagcagttgaattgaaattcaggtattttacaaaattcccgtgggaatatcaggatgaaaagtagcctatgtattattccagatatACCTTTTTAACGTGAAAGATATAAgctactcacaaactttcaaatttaaaatattaataggaAAGGTAAGCCAAATAAGGCGAAACCAGTTTTTTCTTACGTCTCCACAAAtgattaaatcataaaattttcaaACTTAATTAGTGACATTGACGTCACACATATATAAAAGAGacaaaaactcactttttaacctttttttgctaaattgtgtgaattaaaaaatctttaGTTACTAGTTACGGAccttaaaaaaaccttacaaattaagaacctttacactgttttattaaatagtagAGTTCGGAAACTAGTATCTTGGAGAGCTCAACGTCATTTGATCTGTtgaatgttattattttatttatttattcatttatacgGGACGCCAATAGGGCACATTATTGCATTAAAATattgcattaaaaaaactaatcacTTGTATTTGTTCCGCATGGGCCCCAATTATAGGCGAACACGTCATTTTCAACAATTTGTCATTTAACTACAATATGGAAATACAAAACATATAATTTAAACTTagtccattattattttttagaaacttgtatggagaattatgtgcaaacattacattatccGACAGTCGTCGACTTAAACAATAACATTAAGccaaacttattattatttcaatcagAACGCAGACACAGATACtagaattttgtttttgaaagaTAAGACACTGtcatgaaacatgtctaaggtcACGCTGGAATTAATGTTCTCTagagttaacggaaatcaaagaAAACACCGTGTATAGTGGCAAACTGGTCATTCTAGGAACACAATGTGGGAAGGCATTACGTATCGAATTCAACCAGAGTTTCTTCGCTGGCGTGAGAAAATcgaaacaaaagagtacaacaATCGCAAGACCACAATATAAGGGCGACACAGCACCGTGAGAATCagtcacaatgtcgtcaagacGAATAGCTATCCTAACTGTATGCGCTGCCTCAAGCTTAGTTAGCGACGCTTTTAAATTCATAGACAAGCAGGTGTTATTCCATAAAATGTGCGACGAATTGGCAGACGATCCGGATTTTAATATTGATAGTAGTGTTGACCTCTGGGTACAAGACTTCACTTGGAATTCTCGTGAGACGCCGTATGATCTACTTGCATTTAGAAAGGTGACACCTAAAGTAAGCTGGCGTTTCtaacgttattgttttttttagttgtggtctaagatccgaacttgaaaagatcttcaccggtctgataaaataatgaaacctattttataataaatttagtatattagaaaatatattagatatGGATTTGTAAAATGATAAAAGAAATGATTTTTAACATATTATTGTCGCATCttcgagataataagaaaattttatattgacttaTAGTATAAAACCTACagaatatgtagacgttggATTTGCTATTGTTCACTTGGACGATATGATGCCAGTTACTTTCACTagattagataatagaacaaattgtatatcaacgtaagcgctgcTTTATTGTAAACACGTTGATGTAGGGTTGTCTgcattaaatgaaaattaattaaaaatattgaaaaaaaccaATAGCctgttcaggatttttttagcaaagccatttctaatatattttcaaatatactaaatcctactaatattattaatgtgaaagtttgtgagtgagtttgtgagtgagtttgtatgtttgttacttctttacgctgaaacggctgaacggatttgaatgaaatttggcaaaaagttagtttatatacttttatcccgatattcccacgggattgggataaaatctcgaaatcacaaccgctgggttaagagtcatgaaatttggcatggtttttttaattgaacgtcaatgaaaaccacgatgtaattttagggaattctcacgagaatttaataaaatcccggaaattcaattcaactgctgtatctaatgacttacgcgtgcgaagccgcgagtttattataaaatacatttcattcttaATACATATACTTAAACATACATtctatcagaccggtgaagatcttttgaAGTTCGGATCTCCTACTAAGTATTCGGGTTGTGTCgccttaggctgcgtttccaacagaagtgctgtgcgaggatgtgtaaatgaagcgtatcTATTGGTtattaaaaacacattcctcgcacattattggtggaaacgcttcttaaaggcgcggccacatgcaaatcgctcgacgctcgtttccagcgtcaaatatggtcacgtgacatatagcgataaagctgaaaatgttgagctttatcgctggaaaaaaaaactcttcaatttcggcaaaaacactatattttttttatgtgtaccactgccacgactgctactgaatgagattaagaaatcagctccCAAGACCAAGAACATTCGTGCAAGCAGCCATTTTGatgctgctgctcgacgcggcgactagACGCTACTTTTTTCGAGTAGCAgctaattgacaagatttaatttttttaatacctgtaaattactacaggaatcgaaagagttttgcctcctgaacatgggaaaatatttattataattgatttctacatatttaaaaaaaatacataaaaatgaaaaaaatatgtctgaatttgccaatacTACTTTTTCActagaaaaaggagctgtcatcatTTCATCAACGTCTCtatatgcaacgtctacgtcagatcagcgtttttctctttccaaacagaatacagagaacgaatcaaattatagtcttacccccttattcataaaacttaacaagcctatgttaactaacaaatgctttgtccctttctaacaaatacaaatgtcgaagtgacagataaggacaaacgaattttagcggcattttaactaaaataggtttgattgtcgtttatgaataagggggctagaaatatgaaatcttgtcaattcaaAATCCCACTctaaatggggtcacgtgatcAGATAGCGCTGCAAACGATACCGACGAGCGACTGGATGCGGCCGCACCTTGATGGTCGTGTGCGTTCGTCCCGCAGGAAATCGCAAGGTTCAAGAAGGAAATGGGAAAGCTAGTGATAACCGAGCCACCGTGGGATGCAGCCCAGCTCATAATGATAGACCAACAAGGATCCCGGACGGAGCGCCAGACTTTGCTGATCCCGATGGGGAGCACACCGGGCCGGTTCATAGGCGTGCAGAACATGCGCGCCGCATTTCCCCGTAATAtactatttcacacctctccttcagaaatagttatttgtgtcacaagggagcaaaatgatgtatttacggcgagggcgtacattgaatccagaatgtagcgaagaattctacaatagaatcctgagcgtaatgagggattcaagtgttaacgcccaagatgaaaataatttggctcccgagtggctcatacaacttttcacaccgagcattaagaaacatgaaaaaaaaaactaaatattattaaagaacaaccagcatagaaaatggcgtggccaTACCAATATCAAGtttaaaaaatggcatttgcaataaaacactaagaaaagccttgaacagaaaagttgcactttgctccctctcctctcgagagggagcaaagtgcaacttttctgttcagggcttttctaagtgttttattgcaaatgccattttttgaagttgataattgtaaagctacgctatttttatgaatacttagatattttttttacaagtttcttaatgctcgttgtgaaaagttgtatgagccactcgggagcataattattttcatcttggccgttaacacttgaatccctcactacactcaggattctactttagaatccttcgctggattcaatgtacgccctcgccgtaaatacaacattttgctcccttgtgacacaaataactattttcatcacacttgctcgtcaatgatgttattccatgcctttATAAccaaaggacaatggcctcaattgttcccacggggtttacgtatagtttttccccccaagggagttatgactttagttttaaaaagtaggtacgtcatttctgACTAGAGGTGTCAGCCAAcggttttatttacatctttaaaacttagctataactcAATTTTACACACCATTAAAAATTTTCCCCGCATGAAACTTCGTTACATGAAACGTTTTCGTTATATTTTCGCcacatgaaacttcgttatttttgtatttaaaatttatatcaaattgttttgcaataattttagtaaatatttttatagcatGTTGGAATTAGCTAATtaattatctatggtagacgactcgaaaaagtgTCAATCAGGGGTGCTACCacgcaattcgaaaatagaagttcgtatcgttttgctgacgataatattatttaatacgagactgagagggacggtacgatacgaacttcatcAAAAATCTCCataaattgcgttacgtattactCGAACGCCCCCTAGGCCCTAATGCGGAAGCACCATAATACTTGACCGACCCTCATTGCGTCTCTTGCAGTCGAGCACATCAGGCGGAAGAGCATCCAACTCGTCCGTTTCCAAATGCTGATGGTGGGTAAAGGGAGGTTCGTGGTGATCATGGAATGCGACACAGGGGAGACGTCGCTGCTGCACCGGGACACCCTTAAAGAAGTACCCGCAGAACTAGTTTACTCAGCGGCGGCGATGGTGCCGTTTCCCGTGCGATACTCCCACCTGTACACAGGAATTAAGATTCCTGAGACTATGAAGGAAGCCATGTTTGAACCATTGTTCTTGGCAAACCATGAGAGTTTTAGGCCGTCTTATGCGGATAACGCTCCACAGATCGGAAACTTTTTCTTCAAATTATAATGAATTAAGCAGAAAAGAATGGTTTTGCAACATACCCAACTGTTGTTTATACATATATCAATTTGTGCATAGATGTCAAtcttattaattacttttaacaTAATCAGGCAACAGGGTACTGTTTTGTACTCTTGGaacaatgttttattaaaaatgttaataaaataacatgcatattaattaaaatactacTTTACTACCATCAATGGTGTAATGGTGTATCGGTTCCtcttgtttacgcatattttttacgtcataattctattttgttaacccccgacgaaaaaagaggggtgttataagtttgaccgctatgtgtgtctgtgtctgtctgtggcaccgtagctcctaaacggatgaaccgatttgaatgcgttttttttatttgaaagcaggttttccagcgatggatcttagacatgttttataaaaatcggttcggccgtttcaagatcatcagctcttttattcgcggcggtaggaatcttagacgcataatgggtatttacttcactttaaaacatatttgggacctaaaatttgaaacacccacgtatgctatataactatgcaagattatggaattctcggcctgatgctgcagccacgATATCCAGAACAACGGtatacactcttgataaaaccatagcagatatatcgtgtttggattcgtttcgatcagtatttga harbors:
- the LOC141437753 gene encoding uncharacterized protein — translated: MCDELADDPDFNIDSSVDLWVQDFTWNSRETPYDLLAFRKVTPKEIARFKKEMGKLVITEPPWDAAQLIMIDQQGSRTERQTLLIPMGSTPGRFIGVQNMRAAFPLEHIRRKSIQLVRFQMLMVGKGRFVVIMECDTGETSLLHRDTLKEVPAELVYSAAAMVPFPVRYSHLYTGIKIPETMKEAMFEPLFLANHESFRPSYADNAPQIGNFFFKL